In a genomic window of bacterium:
- a CDS encoding Ni/Fe hydrogenase subunit alpha, with protein sequence MFKEITIDPITRLEGHGKISIFLNNQGDVAHACLQVPELRGYERFAVGRLAEEMPRITETICGVCPTAHHLCSTKALDDLYGVEPTPAARKIREFMYNTFMFEDHNLHFYFLGGPDFVVGPAAPAAERNVLGVIAKVGLEIGKKVIDMRKRARSIIQTLGGRVVHPVNGLPGGVSKGVTKENQTEWKKIADDAVEFAKFTLQVFDDIVLKNKVYVDLIVGDIYKHKTYYMGLVDDKNKVNFYDGWVRVVDPDGKEFVKFKNRDYLNHIGEGVESWTYIKFPYLKNVGWKGFVDGKDSGVYRVAPLGRLNASDGMATPIAQEHYERYFKTLGGKPVHNTLATHWARVIEAMQAAETMVKLINDPEILDPKIRNMDFKVPKIGIGVIEAPRGTLYHHYETDAQGRLTKANLIVATVNNSAAINMSVEKAARNLIKGGVVNDGLLNMIEMAFRAYDPCLACATHAMPGQIPLEINIHDSNGEIVKTIKN encoded by the coding sequence ATGTTTAAAGAGATAACAATCGATCCCATAACCAGATTGGAAGGCCACGGGAAGATTTCAATATTTCTGAACAATCAGGGCGACGTGGCGCACGCCTGCCTCCAGGTACCAGAATTGCGCGGTTATGAAAGATTCGCCGTTGGACGGCTGGCCGAAGAAATGCCCAGGATAACCGAGACCATCTGCGGGGTCTGCCCGACGGCGCATCATCTGTGTTCAACCAAGGCTCTCGACGACCTCTATGGTGTTGAACCGACTCCGGCGGCGCGCAAGATCCGAGAATTTATGTACAATACCTTTATGTTTGAGGACCACAACCTGCATTTTTATTTTCTCGGCGGTCCGGATTTCGTGGTCGGACCGGCGGCTCCCGCCGCGGAGCGAAACGTCCTGGGCGTCATTGCCAAGGTGGGATTGGAGATCGGGAAAAAAGTAATTGATATGAGAAAACGGGCACGCAGCATCATCCAGACCCTGGGCGGCAGGGTCGTGCATCCGGTGAACGGTCTTCCCGGCGGTGTTTCCAAAGGCGTGACCAAAGAAAATCAGACGGAATGGAAAAAAATCGCCGACGACGCGGTGGAATTCGCCAAATTTACGCTCCAGGTCTTTGACGATATCGTGCTCAAGAACAAAGTCTATGTCGACCTGATCGTAGGCGATATCTACAAGCACAAAACCTATTACATGGGTCTGGTGGACGATAAGAACAAAGTGAATTTCTATGACGGTTGGGTTCGGGTGGTCGATCCCGACGGTAAAGAATTCGTCAAGTTCAAGAACCGCGACTACCTGAACCATATCGGCGAAGGTGTCGAGTCCTGGACCTACATAAAGTTCCCCTATCTCAAGAACGTGGGCTGGAAAGGTTTCGTGGACGGTAAAGACAGCGGCGTATACCGCGTCGCACCGCTTGGACGGCTCAATGCCTCGGATGGCATGGCAACACCCATAGCTCAGGAGCATTATGAGCGGTATTTCAAAACGCTGGGCGGCAAACCAGTCCATAATACGCTGGCCACGCACTGGGCGCGTGTCATCGAAGCCATGCAGGCAGCGGAAACGATGGTGAAACTCATCAATGACCCCGAAATACTGGATCCAAAGATCAGGAACATGGATTTTAAAGTACCAAAAATAGGCATTGGGGTCATTGAAGCCCCGAGGGGAACGCTATACCATCACTATGAAACCGATGCACAGGGCCGGTTGACAAAAGCTAACCTTATCGTCGCCACGGTAAACAATTCCGCCGCGATCAACATGTCGGTCGAGAAAGCGGCCCGGAATCTGATAAAAGGTGGTGTCGTGAATGACGGTTTGCTGAACATGATCGAAATGGCGTTCCGCGCCTATGACCCGTGTCTTGCGTGCGCGACCCACGCCATGCCCGGCCAGATTCCGCTCGAGATCAATATCCACGATTCAAATGGGGAAATCGTAAAAACGATTAAGAACTAA
- a CDS encoding hydrogenase maturation protease: MKKLLIGLGNPYCGDDAIGIIVAEQLKDRHHDWNVIAGALDGFNFIETIDGYDSVLILDALIAGDAVVGELYEIKLGDFKGLSNPSYLHSMSLDAALDMGKRLGIKMPGTLKVIGIGIKSKCDFGDKMDPALESKIDAIVEKIENCLQ, encoded by the coding sequence ATGAAAAAACTCCTCATCGGCCTGGGCAATCCATATTGTGGTGACGACGCCATAGGTATCATTGTTGCCGAGCAATTGAAGGATCGGCACCATGACTGGAATGTCATTGCCGGCGCACTTGACGGTTTTAATTTTATCGAAACGATCGATGGATATGACAGCGTTCTGATCCTGGACGCCTTGATCGCCGGTGATGCCGTGGTCGGCGAATTATATGAGATCAAACTCGGTGATTTCAAAGGCTTGAGCAATCCGTCATATCTCCACAGCATGAGCCTTGACGCTGCGCTTGACATGGGCAAAAGACTCGGCATCAAGATGCCTGGCACATTGAAAGTGATCGGCATCGGCATAAAAAGTAAATGCGATTTTGGAGACAAAATGGACCCGGCACTTGAGAGCAAGATCGATGCCATTGTAGAAAAAATAGAAAATTGCCTTCAATAG
- a CDS encoding oxidoreductase has translation MAKPKVAIYWCASCGGCEEAVVDLAEDILKVVDAVDIILWPVALDFKYKDIEAMPDKSIAVSFINGAIRTEEQERIAKLLRQKSNMVIAFGACAHLGGIPGLANVANRKEIFETAYINTVTTINPNRVFPQTRTKIPAGELILPEFYDTVKTLDQTIDVDYYLPGCAPPPDLIMKGVQAILEGKLPPKGSVIASDKALCETCVRNKTKPEKMMIKSIKRIHEVIADPEKCFLAEGIICLGPATRGGCGERCINANIGCRGCFGPTKEVTDMGAKFLSALASIIDADTEDEIKKVTDAIIDPIGLFYMYGLPSSILRRKQEAKNV, from the coding sequence ATGGCAAAACCAAAAGTGGCCATTTACTGGTGCGCGTCGTGCGGCGGGTGCGAAGAAGCCGTCGTGGACCTGGCAGAAGACATATTAAAGGTTGTTGATGCAGTTGATATTATCTTATGGCCGGTAGCTCTGGATTTCAAATACAAAGATATCGAAGCAATGCCGGACAAATCTATCGCGGTCAGTTTCATTAACGGAGCGATCAGAACCGAGGAACAAGAACGAATTGCCAAGCTTCTGCGCCAGAAATCAAATATGGTAATAGCCTTTGGCGCATGCGCTCACCTGGGCGGGATCCCGGGTCTTGCTAATGTGGCTAACCGAAAGGAAATTTTTGAAACAGCGTATATCAACACGGTGACAACCATCAATCCCAACCGGGTATTCCCGCAGACACGGACAAAGATCCCGGCTGGTGAACTGATTCTGCCCGAATTTTATGACACGGTTAAAACCCTGGACCAGACTATTGACGTAGACTATTACCTGCCCGGGTGCGCGCCGCCGCCCGATCTGATCATGAAGGGTGTGCAGGCGATACTTGAAGGCAAGCTTCCGCCTAAAGGTTCGGTCATTGCGTCCGATAAAGCGTTGTGCGAAACGTGCGTCAGGAATAAAACAAAACCTGAAAAGATGATGATCAAGAGCATTAAACGGATTCACGAAGTCATCGCCGACCCTGAAAAATGTTTTCTCGCCGAAGGCATAATCTGCCTGGGCCCGGCGACAAGAGGTGGCTGCGGAGAACGGTGCATAAATGCGAACATCGGGTGCCGCGGCTGTTTTGGTCCAACCAAGGAAGTCACTGACATGGGCGCGAAATTCCTATCCGCGCTCGCTTCGATCATTGACGCGGACACCGAGGACGAGATCAAAAAGGTAACCGACGCCATTATCGACCCGATCGGGCTGTTTTACATGTACGGTCTGCCCAGCTCAATCCTGAGAAGAAAACAGGAGGCAAAAAATGTTTAA